The segment gaaataaacaatgtgcaaatccgacgtcaaactgggccttgtttgtaaaacaagcattttcgaaatgcagggaacaaacacaaacacttgcacaactccgtcgatgctctgtaaaaataaactccatccactggtcccttaacgctgttttttttttttggtaatctgtgcagggttgtcttgccctggcaaccaaaaacacactccttttgtgacatttcgcgatgctctcgctctgatcagtgaatcgctctgatcagtgaatgtctctgctctgctatacaggagcgcgcgctcttctggcagacgtgcctcaggacccatataaggaaattccgctccatctaacgtcacacagagtcatactcgaaaaaaactttccgaaacttgttaccggaaggagtatttttggaacagaaatactccttcaaacgtacaacttaatttttgaaactttgtccatgtttagcatgggaatccaactctttaacagtgtaaaaaaactcagtatgcatgaaatagcatttcaccccccctttaatgaaacaTGGTTTTATAATTTTGGAATTTAGTATAGTACAGTTCAATGACAATTTTAGTAGTAGAAATGtggttacatttaaaacataagcTCTCAAATGTTATTGTATGCATTATATACTtttatgaaagttttttttttggggggggggggtgttgcaAGTACTGCTCACTCACATTTTTGTTCTCTTCTTGCTACAGTGCAATTAAATGCCTTGCATGTCAATACAATATGCCACTTTTCTGCAATAATGTTAAGTGCTGTGTACTATGACAATAGATGCACCACAAAAGTATATACTTTTTTGATGGACAGATAACAGAACTAGGGCCAGTAAAGCTCACCAAAGAGGCTTTCGACTTTATGAGTCCTGTGTCACGGAGAACAAGCGTGTCGCTAAGGCCAACCAGATGAGGCACATCCACCAGCGACCTCAACCCTGGTCTGACACATTGCCAACTCTTCACATAATAACGCCAACCTACAGTAGACCCGTCCAGAAGGCCGAGTTGACCCGCCTCACTAACACCTTCCTACACGTCCCCAACCTTCACTGGCTGGTGGTGGAGGACTCGGCGCAGAAGACGGCGCTGATGTCCAGACTGCTGGAGAACACGAGACTGAATTACACTCACTTGAATGTAAAGACGCCTGAGAATCTCCAGACACAAAAGAAGCCCAGAAATGCACGTATCCCACGAGGCACCATGCAGAGGAACCTGGCTCTCCGCTGGCTGAGGGAGAACATCAACCCAAACTCCGGTCATAAAGGAGTGGTGTATTTTGCAGATGATGACAATACTTACAGCTTGGAGCTGTTCGAGGAGGTACGGTACGTTTGGTCCACCGTTCATAGTGTCATTAAACTTAACCAATTCCATCTTCCTCGTACCGCAGATGCGCTGGACTCATAAAGTGTCAGTATGGCCGGTCGCCTTCGTCGGAGGTCTCCGATACGAATCGCCCAAAATCAACTCTCAAGGCAAAGTGTTCGGCTGGAGGACGGTGTTTGACCCTCGTCGACCTTTCGCCATCGACATGGCTGGGTTTGCCGTGAACCTTCAGCTCATCCTCCGCAAACCTCAAGCCTACTTTAAGTTAAAAGGGGTAAAAGGTGGATACCAGGAAAGTAGTCTGCTACAGGATCTGGTCACCCTCAGTGACCTGGAACCCAAAGCCGCTAACTGCACAAAGGTCAGTCGTGAATCTGTATCTTCATAACCTGGCTTGAGATCAAATGGCTTGTCAACGTTAACAGaaaaatgtgttcttttttttagATACTGGTTTGGCACACCCGGACCGAAAGACCCTTGCTTGTGAATGAAGGAAAAAAGGGATTCACTGATGGCAGCATGGAAGTATGATGAACTGCATTACTGTTTTTGAAGTTGAACAAAGCCTAAGTATCTGGAACTTAGAACTGCACTGAATTTACTGCATTGACTGAAGTATTTGacttaaggctggaatacactacacgaCCTTTGCCCAGATTTTTGCCCTGATTTGCGGTCTGGAGGAGCCGATGCATGTTGAAAGTCACGGCAAGTCTACAACTATT is part of the Carassius auratus strain Wakin chromosome 10, ASM336829v1, whole genome shotgun sequence genome and harbors:
- the b3gat1b gene encoding galactosylgalactosylxylosylprotein 3-beta-glucuronosyltransferase 1 isoform X1, which produces MPRRRDVLALFLILLPWTLLITFWHQRAGNSLIPVPKDNRTRASKAHQRGFRLYESCVTENKRVAKANQMRHIHQRPQPWSDTLPTLHIITPTYSRPVQKAELTRLTNTFLHVPNLHWLVVEDSAQKTALMSRLLENTRLNYTHLNVKTPENLQTQKKPRNARIPRGTMQRNLALRWLRENINPNSGHKGVVYFADDDNTYSLELFEEMRWTHKVSVWPVAFVGGLRYESPKINSQGKVFGWRTVFDPRRPFAIDMAGFAVNLQLILRKPQAYFKLKGVKGGYQESSLLQDLVTLSDLEPKAANCTKILVWHTRTERPLLVNEGKKGFTDGSMECLHKRKTTQ
- the b3gat1b gene encoding galactosylgalactosylxylosylprotein 3-beta-glucuronosyltransferase 1 isoform X2, with amino-acid sequence MPRRRDVLALFLILLPWTLLITFWHQRAGNSLIPVPKDNRTRASKAHQRGFRLYESCVTENKRVAKANQMRHIHQRPQPWSDTLPTLHIITPTYSRPVQKAELTRLTNTFLHVPNLHWLVVEDSAQKTALMSRLLENTRLNYTHLNVKTPENLQTQKKPRNARIPRGTMQRNLALRWLRENINPNSGHKGVVYFADDDNTYSLELFEEMRWTHKVSVWPVAFVGGLRYESPKINSQGKVFGWRTVFDPRRPFAIDMAGFAVNLQLILRKPQAYFKLKGVKGGYQESSLLQDLVTLSDLEPKAANCTKILVWHTRTERPLLVNEGKKGFTDGSMEV